The following coding sequences are from one Lolium rigidum isolate FL_2022 chromosome 6, APGP_CSIRO_Lrig_0.1, whole genome shotgun sequence window:
- the LOC124661192 gene encoding probable hexosyltransferase MUCI70 produces the protein MSGAAALGLRNGSSGSLALAAAAGGRKAGPARGWGWRGGAGEKERLQLLHRALRLVGRRGAGLLLLLAVASAALLCSLFAVVKDDTTSSIIIASNYEVTKAIENSVYPSTARPVVMSKDQYSASDVNTNQLHLSFENLTNHPCDGFAVPPTLFDKKRTGPRPCPVCYVSVDEAFALMPPQASPSPVLQNLDYVSEDSGTANFSNQGSVFGGHVSLDQRNKSFDITSSMTVNCGFVRGKKPGQGTGFDINDDDLLEMEKCRGLVVASAIFGNYDMIQHPRNVSELSKANACFYMFVDEETMAYVKNSSSLYKDNEVGLWRLVVVRNLPYEDPRRTGKIPKLLLHRLFPNVRFSVWIDAKLQLVVDPYLLLERFLWRKNASFAISRHYSRFDVFEEAEANKAAGKYDNASIDEQIDFYRNEGLTHYSTAKLPITSDVPEGCVIIREHVPISNLFTCLWFNEVDRFTARDQISFSTVRDKIRAKVGWMPQMFLDCERRNFVVQAYHRELLEQMIASRRNAPPVEPSRRLKPGSRKAPPSKKPLVKRKKEKKSGRRRVPKPVTWAMDAV, from the exons ATGAGCGGAGCCGCGGCGCTGGGGCTGCGCAACGGGAGCAGCGGctccctggccctggccgcggccgccggcgggaggaAGGCGGGGCCCGCCAGGGGGTGGgggtggcgcggcggcgccggggagAAGGAGCGCCTGCAGCTGCTCCACCGCGCGCTGCGCCTCGTCGGCCGGCGCGGGGCGGGCCTGCTCCTgctgctcgccgtcgcctccgccgcGCTCCTATGCTCCCTCTTCGCCGTCGTCAAAG ATGACACCACTTCTTCAATCATCATTGCTAGCAACTACGAGGTCACGAAAGCTATCGAGAACTCTGTCTACCCCAGCACAGCAAGGCCTGTGGTGATGTCCAAGGACCAGTACTCTGCTAGTGATGTCAACACTAATCAGCTTCATCTTTCGTTTGAAAACTTGACAAATCATCCCTGTGATGGTTTCGCGGTTCCTCCTACCCTGTTTGATAAGAAACGCACCGGACCTCGAC CATGCCCTGTTTGCTATGTCTCGGTAGATGAGGCATTTGCTCTGATGCCTCCACAGGCTTCGCCATCTCCTGTTCTTCAAAACTTAGATTACGTCTCAGAAGACAGCGGCACTGCAAATTTCTCGAATCAGGGATCTGTCTTTGGAGGGCATGTATCTCTGGATCAGAGAAATAAATCTTTTGACATTACCAGTTCGATGACTGTCAACTGTGG ATTTGTCAGAGGAAAGAAACCTGGCCAAGGTACCGGATTCGACATCAACGATGACGATCTCCTAGAAATGGAGAAATGTCGTGGGCTCGTCGTAGCTTCCGCCATCTTTG GGAATTATGATATGATTCAACATCCAAGGAATGTCAGTGAATTGTCAAAGGCAAATGCATGCTTTTATATGTTTGTAGACGAAGAAACAATGGCCTATGTCAAGAATTCTAGTTCACTGtacaaagataatgaagttggcctCTGGAGGCTAGTGGTTGTCCGAAACCTCCCTTATGAAGATCCCAGGCGTACGGGAAAG ATTCCTAAGCTTCTGCTCCATAGGCTATTTCCAAATGTGAGGTTTTCAGTTTGGATAGACGCAAAACTTCAGCTTGTTGTGGATCCTTATTTACTGCTTGAGAG GTTTCTGTGGAGAAAGAATGCTTCTTTTGCGATATCTCGGCACTACAGTCGttttgatgtgtttgaagaagcaGAGGCTAATAAAGCCGCTGGAAAGTATGACAATGCGTCAATTGATGAACAAATAGATTTTTACAGAAATGAGGGCCTAACACATTATTCAACAGCCAAGCTTCCTATCACTAGTG ATGTCCCTGAAGGCTGTGTGATCATCAGAGAACATGTCCCCATCTCGAATCTCTTCACATGTCTTTGGTTCAATGAAGTTGACCGTTTCACTGCCAGGGATCAAATTAGTTTCAGCACCGTCCGAGACAAAATAAGGGCTAAAGTTGGCTGGATGCCTCAGATGTTCCTGGACTGTGAAAGacgcaactttgttgtgcag GCATACCACAGGGAGCTACTAGAGCAAATGATTGCGTCCCGCAGGAACGCTCCTCCTGTTGAACCATCGCGGAGACTTAAGCCAGGCAGCAGAAAAGCTCCCCCGTCGAAGAAGCCTCTTGTGAAGCGGAAAAAGGAGAAGAAATCTGGGCGAAGACGGGTGCCGAAGCCCGTGACCTGGGCGATGGATGCTGTGTGA